A region from the Flavobacteriales bacterium genome encodes:
- a CDS encoding insulinase family protein — MTTAQIDRTKAPKPGPAPKVQVGKHSTFMLDNGMRVIVVENHKLPTINVQVKFDVEPFLQGTSTGYQDLVGELLTSGTRRHTKAQLDEEVDAMGATLSGSADGVYASGLKKHFTPLMNLVYEVVSSASFPVDEFEKAKTRMLSGIQSRKDDPDAIADLVGRSLTFSKGHPYGEAATEKTVQAITRKQVDAYYRRFFKPANSYLVFVGDITLAEAQDAAKKYFSMWAVNTVSEPVLGPDGVEVVEGLGPIRTVNKPPVAPAQRRVALVDRPGAAQSLIRVVFPVHLHPWDPDAVDAQVLNTILGGGVFNARLMQNLRERNAFTYGAYSSLDADRYAGSFSAGASVRTAVTDSAVNEFIVEIENIRLNPVREDELSLAKSYLAGSFARSLEDPRTIARFALNTYLYGLKPDHYDTYLQRLDTVSIAGVQAAARKFLTPDNSSVLVVGDREKVANGLVQYSFEKQVVLYDINGDVFKETVQPPPAGMKAEQVLEAYFSAIGGKSKLLEVRDLKTTMNATVQGMTVTATTWNKAGNKYASEMKAGPITLQKTVYDGVRGITVGQEGKKELVDLELEEIAFEAPAFPELTYQRMGRLILSGIADIEGEECYKMTLLLDNGSQLTEYYSRTTSLKVRQVRMKQTAEGVITVTTGFKDFRPEGGILFPHLIEQTAGMSFAFVVSEVLVNKGVGDGVFLVE; from the coding sequence ATGACGACCGCACAAATAGACCGCACCAAAGCCCCGAAACCCGGTCCAGCGCCCAAGGTGCAGGTGGGCAAGCACAGCACCTTCATGCTCGACAACGGCATGCGGGTGATCGTGGTGGAGAACCACAAACTGCCCACCATCAACGTGCAGGTGAAGTTCGATGTGGAGCCTTTCCTGCAAGGGACTTCCACCGGCTACCAAGACCTCGTTGGCGAGCTTCTCACCAGCGGCACGCGCCGGCATACAAAGGCCCAACTCGATGAGGAAGTGGACGCGATGGGCGCCACGCTGAGCGGATCGGCCGATGGTGTGTATGCCAGCGGCCTGAAGAAGCACTTCACGCCGCTGATGAACCTGGTGTATGAAGTGGTCAGCAGCGCCAGCTTCCCGGTGGACGAATTCGAGAAGGCGAAGACGCGCATGCTCAGCGGCATCCAAAGCCGCAAGGACGACCCTGATGCCATTGCCGATCTGGTGGGCCGTTCGCTCACCTTCAGCAAGGGGCACCCGTACGGTGAAGCAGCAACGGAGAAAACCGTGCAGGCCATCACGCGGAAACAGGTGGATGCGTACTACCGTCGCTTCTTCAAACCGGCGAACAGCTACCTCGTTTTCGTTGGTGACATCACTCTGGCGGAAGCACAGGACGCTGCCAAGAAGTACTTCAGCATGTGGGCCGTGAACACCGTGAGCGAACCCGTGTTGGGTCCGGACGGTGTGGAGGTCGTGGAGGGATTGGGCCCCATCCGTACCGTGAACAAACCGCCTGTGGCGCCTGCGCAACGGCGTGTCGCATTGGTGGACCGTCCTGGTGCTGCACAATCGCTGATCCGGGTGGTGTTCCCAGTGCACTTGCACCCTTGGGACCCCGATGCAGTGGATGCCCAGGTGCTCAACACCATCCTCGGTGGTGGTGTGTTCAACGCACGCCTGATGCAGAACCTGCGGGAGCGCAATGCCTTCACCTACGGGGCATACAGCAGCCTCGATGCTGATCGCTATGCCGGCAGCTTCAGCGCCGGTGCAAGTGTGCGCACAGCAGTAACGGACAGCGCGGTGAACGAGTTCATCGTGGAGATCGAGAACATCCGCCTCAACCCTGTCCGGGAGGATGAACTATCGTTGGCCAAGAGCTACTTGGCTGGCAGTTTCGCTCGTTCGCTGGAGGATCCGCGCACCATTGCACGCTTCGCCCTCAATACGTACTTGTACGGTCTGAAGCCGGATCACTATGACACCTACTTGCAACGCTTGGACACGGTTTCCATCGCAGGGGTGCAGGCTGCCGCGCGCAAGTTCCTCACCCCCGACAACAGCAGCGTGCTGGTGGTGGGCGACCGCGAGAAGGTGGCAAACGGGCTTGTGCAGTACAGCTTCGAGAAACAGGTGGTGCTGTACGACATCAATGGCGATGTGTTCAAGGAGACGGTGCAACCACCGCCGGCGGGAATGAAGGCCGAGCAAGTGCTGGAGGCCTACTTCTCCGCTATCGGTGGGAAGAGCAAGCTGTTGGAGGTGCGCGACCTGAAGACCACCATGAACGCAACTGTGCAAGGCATGACGGTGACCGCGACGACCTGGAACAAGGCAGGGAACAAATACGCAAGTGAGATGAAGGCCGGTCCAATCACCTTACAGAAGACCGTATACGATGGTGTGCGCGGGATCACCGTTGGTCAAGAAGGCAAGAAAGAACTGGTGGACCTGGAACTGGAGGAGATCGCCTTCGAGGCACCCGCGTTCCCGGAGCTGACCTACCAGCGCATGGGCCGGCTGATCCTTAGTGGTATTGCCGACATCGAAGGTGAAGAGTGCTACAAGATGACCTTGCTGCTTGACAACGGCAGCCAGCTCACGGAGTATTACAGCAGAACGACATCGCTGAAAGTGCGCCAAGTAAGGATGAAGCAGACAGCCGAAGGTGTAATTACGGTGACCACCGGATTCAAGGATTTCCGGCCCGAAGGCGGTATCCTCTTCCCCCACCTCATTGAGCAAACGGCCGGTATGAGCTTCGCTTTCGTGGTGAGCGAGGTATTGGTCAACAAGGGTGTGGGCGACGGTGTGTTCCTCGTTGAATGA
- a CDS encoding sulfatase-like hydrolase/transferase, with protein MRAVPFHVVLMLRCVALWLGFFSAHRLVFLLFGHTYSFQASAGEWCQTFANGLSMDLSAAGYMLALPVLCWCIGAFTAGAFFRNLAHWLQVALLVLCSLVTVSDIGLFAAWGTRINHKALSYLVYPDEAMAAAGGAPVLWPSLAVFLLLVVALWLLGKSRLKEPVAGSSFMARIPLVLFLPGLVVLAIRGGWQDYPISRSWAYFSDKQVLNLAAVNGTWNVLDVLFTPAEYASNPYSYLTSEDAEASVSKAYPAPTAPARKILTTDRPNIVLVLLESWSGDVTAPIGGEPNVSPNFTRLCNEGLLFTNFYSTGFRTEQGLCAILSSFPSQPKTTIVRQFGKFDQLPSLVRTLDSAGYNSRYTYSGDVTFANTRTYFQAMGFDVIHDETTIPGKQRTRWGAYDEDLFAFALEDMRGMQEPFVNVLMTATNHEPFIADVKSPFTGKREPDRYRNTVHYTDEWLGWFMEKSKQEAWYENTLFIIVPDHGHFLPLYRQPFEAARHHIPLLLTGPALSPEMRGGRNTTFGSHSDMATTVLNQLGLLHSPIPWGHDLLGPGPHFAYWSFDDGFGIATDERTLVWDNVAQRYLEQLGDTRANADKSEQLARGQAITQVLLDRYIGFNGQGRR; from the coding sequence ATGCGTGCCGTCCCTTTCCATGTCGTGCTCATGCTCCGTTGCGTTGCGCTCTGGCTCGGCTTCTTCAGCGCTCATCGGTTGGTCTTCCTGTTGTTCGGGCACACGTATTCGTTCCAAGCATCGGCCGGTGAATGGTGCCAAACGTTCGCCAATGGCTTGAGCATGGACCTCAGCGCGGCCGGCTACATGCTCGCACTGCCGGTGCTGTGCTGGTGCATCGGTGCCTTTACCGCTGGCGCCTTCTTCCGGAACTTGGCGCATTGGCTGCAGGTCGCGCTGCTCGTGTTGTGTTCCTTGGTAACCGTCAGCGATATCGGCTTGTTTGCTGCATGGGGCACCCGCATCAACCATAAGGCCCTCTCCTATCTCGTTTATCCCGACGAAGCCATGGCCGCTGCCGGCGGTGCACCGGTACTGTGGCCTTCGTTGGCGGTTTTCCTTTTGCTCGTGGTCGCTTTGTGGCTGCTGGGAAAGTCGCGGCTCAAGGAACCGGTTGCAGGTTCAAGCTTCATGGCCCGCATCCCACTGGTGCTCTTCCTACCGGGTCTGGTGGTCCTGGCGATCCGTGGTGGATGGCAGGACTATCCCATCAGCCGGAGCTGGGCCTACTTCTCGGACAAACAGGTGCTGAACCTCGCGGCGGTGAACGGCACATGGAACGTGCTCGATGTGCTCTTTACGCCTGCGGAATATGCGTCGAACCCATACTCATATCTGACTTCCGAAGATGCGGAAGCCAGCGTGTCCAAAGCCTATCCAGCACCGACCGCACCTGCACGAAAGATCCTCACCACCGACCGACCGAACATCGTACTGGTCCTGTTGGAGAGTTGGAGCGGTGATGTAACAGCGCCCATCGGCGGCGAGCCCAATGTGTCGCCCAACTTCACCCGGCTGTGCAACGAAGGCTTGCTGTTCACCAATTTCTACAGCACGGGTTTCCGCACGGAGCAAGGCCTGTGCGCGATCTTGAGCAGCTTCCCGTCGCAACCGAAGACGACCATCGTGCGCCAGTTCGGGAAGTTCGACCAACTGCCAAGCCTGGTGCGTACCCTTGATAGCGCCGGATACAACAGCCGTTACACGTACAGTGGGGATGTGACGTTCGCGAACACACGCACCTACTTCCAGGCCATGGGGTTCGACGTCATCCACGACGAGACCACGATTCCCGGAAAACAACGCACACGCTGGGGCGCTTACGACGAAGACCTCTTCGCCTTCGCGTTGGAGGACATGCGCGGCATGCAGGAGCCCTTCGTGAACGTGCTGATGACCGCAACGAACCACGAGCCCTTCATCGCGGATGTGAAGAGCCCGTTCACCGGCAAGCGCGAACCCGACCGCTATCGCAACACGGTGCACTACACCGATGAATGGCTTGGCTGGTTCATGGAAAAGTCCAAGCAGGAAGCGTGGTATGAGAACACACTCTTCATCATCGTGCCGGACCACGGGCATTTCCTCCCCCTCTATCGCCAACCGTTCGAAGCTGCGCGGCACCACATCCCGTTGCTTTTGACAGGACCCGCGCTATCCCCGGAGATGCGAGGTGGGCGCAACACCACGTTCGGCTCCCACAGCGACATGGCAACCACGGTGCTGAACCAGCTCGGCCTATTGCACAGCCCTATCCCGTGGGGCCATGACCTGCTCGGCCCCGGTCCTCACTTCGCCTATTGGAGCTTCGACGACGGCTTCGGCATTGCAACGGATGAACGGACGCTCGTTTGGGACAACGTCGCGCAGCGCTACTTGGAACAGCTCGGCGACACGCGCGCCAACGCGGACAAGTCGGAGCAACTGGCAAGAGGTCAAGCCATCACACAGGTCCTTCTGGACCGGTACATCGGCTTCAACGGACAAGGGCGCCGTTGA
- a CDS encoding formyl transferase, with amino-acid sequence MSPQRVVVVAGPGAPTNILLNRLRNRPDLVGVVMEGPQDKWLLMRRRAGRIGWWKMLGQLAFVYGIVPWLRREGGARKASILERHDLSDAEATGLGPQRVVSINSDEAIDAVRNLEPTIVVVSGTRIISPKVLSAVGVPFLNVHAGITPRYRGIHGLYWALYNNDAEHGGVTVHRVDSGIDTGSIVAQARVAHSAEDNFTTYPMLQLAKGLELLEVALDQAAGGGLSSVTNEMDSKLWHHPTWLQYLGGRWTKGVK; translated from the coding sequence ATGAGCCCGCAGCGAGTTGTTGTGGTGGCTGGGCCGGGTGCACCAACGAACATCCTGCTCAACCGTCTGCGCAACCGCCCTGATCTCGTGGGCGTGGTCATGGAGGGCCCGCAGGACAAATGGTTGTTGATGCGCCGACGGGCAGGTCGTATCGGTTGGTGGAAGATGCTCGGTCAACTTGCTTTCGTCTATGGCATTGTGCCGTGGTTGCGACGGGAAGGTGGTGCCCGCAAAGCGAGCATCCTCGAACGACATGACCTGAGCGATGCTGAGGCGACCGGGTTGGGCCCACAGCGTGTAGTGTCCATCAACTCCGATGAAGCCATTGATGCCGTGCGGAACTTGGAACCCACGATCGTCGTGGTGAGCGGGACGCGCATCATTTCGCCGAAGGTGCTCAGCGCGGTCGGTGTTCCGTTCCTGAACGTCCATGCCGGGATCACGCCACGTTACCGTGGGATACACGGGCTCTACTGGGCGCTCTATAACAATGACGCGGAGCATGGAGGTGTGACCGTGCATCGCGTGGACAGCGGCATCGACACCGGCAGCATCGTCGCACAAGCCAGGGTCGCGCACAGCGCCGAGGACAACTTCACCACTTATCCGATGCTCCAGCTCGCCAAAGGCTTGGAACTGCTGGAAGTGGCTCTGGACCAAGCTGCTGGTGGTGGGCTGTCGAGCGTGACCAACGAAATGGACAGTAAGCTCTGGCACCACCCCACTTGGCTGCAATACCTAGGAGGCCGCTGGACCAAAGGCGTGAAGTAG
- a CDS encoding polysaccharide deacetylase family protein, translated as MSAGPSQYGSFVISLDLELMWGVRDHRTIADYGAHVRGVKEAIPAMLDLFDEFGVRATFATVGLLFKPDKQGMLSASPALKPSYADANLSPFNGHFGQVGQSEADDPHHFGTSPLHMIAARRQHEIATHTWSHYYCLEPGQTVEQFKADLACANTVAKEQGHMIRSIVFPRNQYAPTYLEACAEQGLKCYRGNEDHWVHRPVPDSGRTPLRRAIRLLDHYVNVTGHHTPRVDELKGTLPVNVPASRFLRPVSKQLGMLEPLRSRRITKSMTNAAERHGIYHLWWHPHNFGVDLQDNIAFLRKALEHFRSLERTKGMRSETMWQVAQRIEPSLA; from the coding sequence ATGTCCGCCGGTCCTTCGCAGTACGGGTCTTTCGTCATCTCGCTCGATCTCGAGCTGATGTGGGGCGTTCGCGACCACCGCACGATAGCTGACTATGGTGCGCATGTGCGTGGCGTAAAGGAGGCCATTCCCGCCATGCTCGATCTGTTCGATGAGTTCGGGGTGCGGGCAACGTTCGCTACGGTCGGTCTCTTGTTCAAACCCGACAAGCAGGGCATGCTCAGTGCTTCACCGGCCTTGAAGCCGAGCTATGCGGACGCCAACCTCTCCCCGTTCAATGGTCACTTCGGGCAGGTCGGCCAGAGCGAAGCCGATGACCCGCACCACTTCGGCACCAGCCCGCTGCATATGATAGCAGCCCGCCGACAGCACGAGATCGCCACGCACACGTGGTCTCATTACTACTGCCTGGAACCCGGCCAGACCGTTGAGCAGTTCAAGGCGGATCTGGCATGCGCCAATACCGTTGCGAAAGAGCAAGGGCATATGATCCGCAGCATCGTTTTCCCGCGCAACCAGTATGCGCCAACCTATTTGGAAGCATGCGCTGAACAAGGGCTGAAGTGCTACCGGGGCAATGAGGACCACTGGGTGCACCGGCCGGTGCCCGATAGTGGTCGCACACCATTGCGGCGTGCCATTCGATTGCTGGACCATTACGTGAATGTCACAGGTCACCATACACCGCGTGTTGACGAGCTGAAAGGGACGCTTCCGGTGAACGTGCCCGCCAGTCGGTTCCTCCGGCCGGTGTCGAAGCAGCTGGGCATGCTTGAACCTTTGCGATCGAGGCGCATTACCAAGAGCATGACCAATGCGGCGGAGCGCCATGGCATTTATCACCTCTGGTGGCACCCGCACAACTTCGGTGTAGACCTTCAAGACAACATCGCCTTCCTGCGGAAAGCGCTGGAACATTTCAGGAGCTTGGAACGAACGAAAGGCATGCGTTCCGAGACCATGTGGCAGGTGGCGCAACGCATCGAACCCAGCTTGGCATGA
- a CDS encoding tRNA-(ms[2]io[6]A)-hydroxylase gives MLNLQLPTDPRWVHLVEQDLRQAMVDHAWCEHKAASNAMSIIVRYPEHTDLVQELTRIAREEMEHFGMVVDRIEARGWQLTPERKDNYVNDLLQFVRKDGSREERLVDRLLFSAMIEARSCERFKLLSERTSDEELRTFYRELMESEAGHYATFIGFARSVAPRMDVDARWKAFLEYEAEVVGRYGKTATIHG, from the coding sequence ATGTTGAACCTTCAACTGCCCACCGACCCGCGTTGGGTGCATCTGGTGGAACAGGACCTCCGCCAAGCCATGGTGGACCATGCGTGGTGCGAGCACAAAGCAGCCAGTAATGCCATGTCCATCATCGTCCGCTATCCGGAGCACACGGACCTGGTGCAGGAACTCACCCGCATTGCCCGTGAGGAGATGGAGCACTTCGGCATGGTGGTGGACCGGATCGAGGCGCGCGGTTGGCAGCTCACCCCGGAGCGCAAGGACAACTACGTGAACGACCTTCTGCAGTTCGTTCGCAAGGATGGTTCCCGTGAAGAGCGTCTGGTGGACCGACTGTTGTTCAGCGCCATGATCGAAGCACGAAGCTGCGAGCGGTTCAAGCTCCTGAGCGAGCGCACCAGCGACGAGGAGCTTCGCACGTTCTACAGGGAACTGATGGAGAGCGAGGCCGGGCACTACGCCACCTTCATCGGCTTTGCCCGCAGCGTTGCCCCGCGCATGGACGTTGATGCCCGTTGGAAAGCCTTCCTGGAATACGAAGCCGAAGTAGTTGGCCGCTACGGTAAAACCGCCACCATCCATGGCTGA
- a CDS encoding competence/damage-inducible protein A, protein MTAEVLSIGDELLIGQTINTNAAWLGQQLALIGIRSLRSRVIGDDRSEIIEALRTSVADVVLITGGLGPTKDDITKHTLCEFFGARLVRNKIVEEHIERLFASMGRDPKTLQEVNRAQADLPENCVAIPNSRGTASGMWFEQGGRVFLSMPGVPYEMKGIMQEHGLAKLRLHFKPPVIVHRTILTAGLGESLLAERIADWEDGLAKEAIKLAYLPSPGVVKLRLSTYANTDEQGAKARVNAQADALYRSIPELIFGEGEETLEEVLGRMLKERGQTLALAESCTGGYLSHLITSVPGSSAYYIGGVVSYANAVKMEELGIPSDMLDINGAVSQPVAERMASGVRAALRSDWAIATTGIAGPDGGTHDKPVGTVWLAVAGPNGVVSKLGNFPGTRDLVIERAARSALNLLRKQLSGG, encoded by the coding sequence GTGACCGCTGAGGTGCTGAGCATCGGCGACGAACTGCTGATCGGCCAGACCATCAACACCAATGCGGCTTGGCTGGGCCAGCAGTTGGCGCTCATTGGTATCCGGTCCCTGCGTTCGCGCGTGATCGGCGATGACCGCTCGGAGATCATCGAAGCGCTGCGGACCAGTGTGGCCGACGTGGTGCTCATCACCGGTGGGCTGGGGCCTACCAAGGATGACATAACAAAGCACACGTTGTGCGAGTTTTTCGGTGCCCGGCTGGTTCGCAACAAGATCGTTGAAGAACACATCGAACGGCTCTTCGCCAGTATGGGCCGTGACCCCAAAACCCTACAAGAGGTCAACCGTGCTCAAGCTGATCTGCCGGAGAACTGCGTTGCCATACCCAATTCAAGAGGCACGGCGAGCGGCATGTGGTTCGAGCAAGGTGGGCGGGTGTTCCTGAGCATGCCCGGTGTCCCCTACGAGATGAAGGGGATCATGCAGGAGCATGGTTTGGCCAAGCTGCGCCTGCACTTCAAGCCGCCGGTGATCGTGCACCGCACCATCCTCACTGCCGGCTTGGGGGAGAGCCTGTTGGCCGAGCGTATTGCCGATTGGGAGGATGGGTTGGCCAAGGAAGCGATCAAACTGGCCTACCTGCCTTCTCCAGGGGTGGTCAAACTCCGGCTTTCCACCTATGCCAACACTGATGAGCAAGGCGCCAAAGCCAGGGTGAACGCCCAAGCCGATGCGCTTTACCGGTCCATACCGGAGCTCATTTTCGGTGAAGGAGAGGAGACCCTGGAGGAGGTACTGGGTCGGATGCTGAAGGAACGTGGTCAGACCCTTGCCCTTGCGGAAAGCTGCACAGGCGGCTACCTCAGCCATCTGATCACCTCGGTGCCGGGCAGCTCGGCCTATTACATCGGCGGCGTGGTGAGCTACGCCAACGCGGTCAAAATGGAGGAATTGGGCATCCCGAGCGACATGCTGGACATCAACGGCGCGGTGAGCCAGCCAGTGGCCGAGCGCATGGCCAGTGGCGTACGGGCGGCGTTACGGAGCGACTGGGCCATTGCCACAACGGGCATCGCCGGCCCGGATGGTGGCACCCACGACAAGCCCGTGGGCACGGTTTGGCTCGCCGTGGCGGGCCCCAACGGGGTGGTGAGCAAGCTGGGCAACTTCCCGGGCACCCGTGATCTGGTCATTGAACGGGCCGCCCGCAGCGCGCTCAACCTGCTCAGGAAACAACTATCGGGTGGTTGA
- the rpmB gene encoding 50S ribosomal protein L28 has protein sequence MSKVCQITGKHVITGNSVSHSNRKTRRTWAPNLQDRRFWLEDEKRWLDLRVSTNGLRTISKIGLGEALKRARAKGYLK, from the coding sequence ATGAGCAAAGTGTGCCAGATCACCGGCAAGCATGTGATCACCGGCAATAGCGTGAGCCACTCCAACCGCAAGACCCGCCGCACGTGGGCGCCCAACCTGCAGGACCGCCGGTTCTGGCTGGAGGACGAGAAGCGCTGGCTGGACCTGCGCGTGAGCACCAATGGTCTCCGCACCATCAGCAAGATCGGCCTGGGCGAGGCGCTGAAGCGTGCCCGGGCGAAAGGCTACCTGAAGTAA
- the rpmG gene encoding 50S ribosomal protein L33 codes for MAKKGNRVQVILECTEHKNSGQPGTSRYITTKNRKNTTERMELKKYNPILRKMTVHKEIK; via the coding sequence ATGGCCAAGAAGGGCAACCGCGTACAAGTGATCCTGGAGTGCACCGAGCACAAGAACTCGGGCCAGCCGGGCACCAGCCGCTACATCACCACCAAGAACCGCAAGAACACCACCGAGCGCATGGAGTTGAAGAAATACAACCCCATCCTGCGCAAGATGACCGTTCACAAAGAGATCAAGTAA
- a CDS encoding DUF4295 domain-containing protein, which produces MAKKTVATLKKADAKVFVKVIRMVKSDKTGGYQFQEQIMASEEVDKALAKK; this is translated from the coding sequence ATGGCAAAGAAGACCGTTGCAACCCTGAAGAAAGCGGACGCCAAGGTGTTCGTGAAAGTGATCCGCATGGTGAAGAGCGACAAGACCGGCGGATACCAGTTCCAAGAGCAGATCATGGCCAGCGAAGAGGTGGACAAGGCCCTCGCCAAGAAGTGA
- the ftsY gene encoding signal recognition particle-docking protein FtsY, translating into MALFGLFKKAAPTEAEKKDLDQGLERSRTGFFAKLKLAIAGKSTVDDDVLDELEGVLVQSDVGVDTTLRIIKRIQDRVARDKYVGTDQLNGILREEIAALMKDPENPGYDLPKTDGPHVIMVVGVNGVGKTTTIGKLANAYKKAGRSVLLGAADTFRAAAVDQLRIWSERVGVPLVQQGMGADPAAVAFDTVQSGKAKGSEVVIIDTAGRLHNKVNLMAELTKVRNVMQKVVPAAPHEVLLVLDASTGQNAFEQAKAFTAATQVTGLVLTKLDGTAKGGVAIGISDQFQVPIKYIGVGEGIDHLQVFDRHAFAAALFKQ; encoded by the coding sequence ATGGCATTGTTCGGACTGTTCAAGAAGGCGGCTCCCACGGAGGCCGAGAAAAAAGACCTCGACCAGGGCCTTGAGCGCTCACGCACGGGCTTTTTCGCCAAGCTGAAACTCGCCATCGCGGGCAAGAGCACCGTTGACGATGACGTACTGGACGAGCTGGAGGGCGTGCTGGTGCAGAGCGACGTGGGCGTGGACACCACGCTGCGCATCATCAAGCGCATCCAGGACCGCGTGGCCCGCGACAAGTACGTAGGCACCGATCAGCTGAACGGGATCCTCCGCGAGGAGATCGCAGCGCTGATGAAGGACCCGGAGAACCCGGGCTATGATCTGCCCAAGACGGACGGACCGCACGTCATCATGGTGGTGGGCGTGAACGGCGTGGGTAAGACCACCACCATCGGCAAGCTGGCCAACGCCTACAAGAAGGCGGGCAGGAGCGTTCTGTTGGGGGCGGCCGATACCTTCCGTGCAGCGGCCGTGGACCAACTACGCATCTGGAGCGAGCGTGTTGGGGTTCCCCTCGTGCAGCAAGGCATGGGCGCCGATCCGGCCGCCGTGGCCTTCGATACGGTGCAGAGCGGCAAGGCGAAAGGAAGCGAGGTGGTCATCATCGACACGGCTGGCCGCCTGCACAATAAGGTGAACCTGATGGCCGAGCTCACCAAGGTGCGCAACGTGATGCAGAAGGTCGTCCCCGCGGCGCCGCACGAAGTGTTGCTCGTGCTGGATGCTTCAACGGGCCAGAACGCCTTCGAGCAGGCCAAGGCCTTCACGGCCGCAACCCAGGTCACAGGGTTGGTGCTCACGAAGTTGGACGGCACGGCCAAAGGCGGCGTGGCGATCGGTATCAGCGATCAGTTCCAAGTGCCCATAAAGTACATTGGGGTGGGAGAGGGCATCGACCACCTTCAGGTGTTCGATCGGCACGCCTTCGCGGCGGCGCTTTTCAAACAATAG
- a CDS encoding DUF1987 domain-containing protein → MNPLIIPQTDNTPGVWFEPASDTLELTGCSIPENASEFYQPVLDWLANNLVDITRPIPFRVKLSYFNSTSLKALYMLLKQIKDANTMGSQVTVEWHIEEDDELLLETEAMLSEMLGMPMTVVPVQDRGNAKAV, encoded by the coding sequence ATGAACCCGTTGATCATCCCCCAAACCGACAACACGCCCGGCGTGTGGTTCGAGCCTGCCAGCGACACGTTGGAACTCACAGGCTGTTCCATCCCGGAGAATGCCAGCGAGTTCTACCAGCCCGTGCTCGATTGGCTGGCCAACAACCTGGTGGACATCACCCGTCCCATTCCCTTCCGCGTGAAGCTGTCGTACTTCAACAGCACCTCCCTGAAGGCCCTCTACATGCTGCTGAAGCAGATCAAGGATGCCAACACCATGGGCAGCCAGGTGACCGTGGAGTGGCACATTGAAGAGGACGATGAACTCCTGCTGGAGACCGAAGCCATGCTCAGCGAAATGCTCGGCATGCCGATGACCGTGGTGCCGGTCCAGGACCGCGGCAACGCCAAGGCCGTTTAG
- a CDS encoding sensor histidine kinase: MSQNHIQYEGRLSSEVRVQLIDLLNVVSLANMGKRNDLKKLCGIALELLDNAQRYCSSGGVNFEWRIEGNHLVVSISNHAMREDAERLVQIVDGINSMTPDQVADAFRQQLTNESFGAKGGAGLGFLQIAKKTGSRLVATAQPAAENSNEYLCTSQVAAPLN; encoded by the coding sequence ATGAGCCAGAACCACATCCAATACGAAGGCCGCCTCAGTTCCGAGGTGCGTGTTCAGCTGATCGACCTGCTGAACGTCGTCTCGCTCGCCAACATGGGCAAGCGCAACGACCTGAAAAAGCTCTGCGGTATCGCGTTGGAGCTGCTCGACAATGCCCAGCGCTATTGCAGCTCCGGTGGCGTGAACTTCGAATGGCGCATCGAGGGGAACCACCTCGTGGTGAGCATTTCCAACCACGCCATGCGAGAGGATGCCGAGCGTTTGGTACAGATCGTGGACGGTATCAACAGCATGACCCCCGACCAGGTGGCCGATGCGTTCCGCCAGCAGCTCACGAACGAGAGCTTCGGAGCGAAAGGCGGGGCCGGCCTCGGTTTCCTGCAGATCGCCAAGAAGACCGGAAGCCGCCTTGTGGCGACCGCACAGCCAGCCGCCGAGAATAGCAACGAATACCTGTGCACCAGCCAAGTGGCCGCACCCTTGAACTAA